Within Ipomoea triloba cultivar NCNSP0323 chromosome 9, ASM357664v1, the genomic segment GACAATTAAACACCGGGTACAACTCAAAATGTATGATTGGTTGTTCCCATATACCCAAGGCAATTAAACACCGGGTACAGCTCAAATTGCATACTTGGTTGTTCCTACGTACTTGAGACAATAAACACCGGGTCAACCCAAAATATATGATTGGTTGTTCCCATATACCCGAGGCAATTAAACACCTAGTACAACTCAAATCGCATACTTGGATTGTTCCTACATACTTGAGACAATAAACAGCGGGTACAACCCAAAATGTATGCTCGGTTGTTTCCACATACCCAGGACAATTAGTATAACTCAAAATGCATGTTTGGTTGTTCCCACATACCCAGTGCAATTCAAAAAGAGTTTTTGGTTGTATTAGGTGTTAACAGCACCTTACACGCTCCCAAAGATTTTAACTTGAGAAAGATTACTCAAAAATCTTACAGAAAGCAGAAATTACCGTTAGAAGGTCCACACCATCTGGACCCAGAGTTGGGACAGCACGAGCCAAGCTCTGAGGCTCCCATTGTGGATACACATGCCAATCTCGCAGAGAACTCACTCCAGGCCACTGCTGCTCAGTTGGTGTTCCTAGCAACCTTCATGGGTACACCACAGAAAGAGAAGTCATTCTATAAGACCTAAGTAGAACAGACAATATAGGTTTTATGCTAATTTGATTGTTGTTCCTTAAACAGATACACATGGATGATTAAGGGAAATGCTCAAATGAAAACAAAGATAGATTGGGAAGTGCTACTTCATTAATAATTCACATTACAACTCCTGATCTAGAGATAATTAGGACAATTCTTGATCATTTCATATCTACTTAGGTGTACCATATTGGGCACCGTAATTTATTCCTCCACTATCCTGTCAGACTAGGGTGTTAGGGCCCTAGGGGAGAGGGAATTTCACCTTTTGTGGACAAAAAATGAGTCCAAATAGAACTAACTCATCCTAATAGAACCCCACCAACAAGAACCAACTTATCTGTCTAGAATCTAATAGAAGTTTTTGGCACTCTCTATTAGTCTGCTCAAAAATTGTTTCCATATCCATATTCAAGGCTAGATCACAGATTCACCATTAAGAATGATGTACCAATGTCTTAACACAAGCTGAAGTAGTAGTAGCAACAATGCTAGTTTTGCAGTTATTAAGCAATGTGTTGTGGAAGAGATAATAAAGTGAAAAGAACACAAGGAACTGCAGACAAATTCCATTTTAGTACTGAAACCTGAATATGTGAAGCAGTTGCTGAAACTCAGAATCCCCAGGGAATAATGCTTGTTTCCTTACCATCTCAGCTGCATCAAGAACCAGAATATTAAGCAACAACAGAGGATAAAATAAGCAACTGCTTTCAGAAACAACTATTCTGGTTGGGCAAAATCTAACTGTAGCTTTGTGGAACAATGGATAATAAGATCACAGTGCGGTACTTGACAACATGGAAGTTTTGTGCATCAAAAAAAgcaattgtaaattttatttttttaaaaaagtgagGCAATCCCATTAAGGTTGTAGAGGGAAGCAAAAGTGTTTACAATTCTTTCATGATCAATCAGTCAATCAACTGAAAGGCAGAATTAATCCTGGAATATATATACAGCCAAAATAAcctcaaaaccttatttagccACAAGTCGTAAAAACCATTGCAAGTAAATTTGAAGAATGATACGATCCCACCTCTAAATTGTGGAGTGATACTTAAGTTGAAGTCAAAACACCACTCACTAGCAAGCTAGCTTTTGTAGTAAAGTTAGGGTTTTGGTTAGGGTTCGGTATCAAAGAATCAACAATCAAGTGCCAAGAATGGCATCATATGCCCTACTAATCACTGGACTTTTCACCCGTTATGAACAAGGAGACTGGAAACTGAATAAAGCTTACCGAAAATACAACCAACAGACCACATATCAACTGCAGTCGAGTAATGAGTGGATCCCAAGAGCACTTCTGGGGCTCTGTACCATAGGGTCACAATCTGATTCGAAATAAAAACACAACCGTAAGATAGAAAAGTTTATGAGAGATCAGGAGGAAATGAGATCAGAAATTAACAAACCTCATGAGTGTAGCTCTTGAGGGGCACAGTGAAAGACCTTCCAAGACCGAGATCGGCAATCTTGAGTATACCCTTATCCTTGTCAACCAAAAGGTTCTGTGGCTTAAGATCTCTGAAAAGGGAAACGAAGAACCATCAAACATCGCAGAGCAAATTCAATCAAAACAGGAAGATCAACTCGAATCAAATACCTATGGAGAACGCCGTGGCTGTGGCAGTGAGCAACGCCCTTGCACAACTGATATAGAAAGCTCTGGATCAGCGTAGGCGGGAGAGCCCTAGGGTTTGGGCCTTTGCGGTGGGAATCAATGTATTTCTTGAGATCGGTGTCGAGATACTCGAACACTAGGTAAAGCAGAGGCTTTCCTTTCTTGTCGACGTGCTCGACGCAGAGGAGGCGCACGATGTAGAGCGAGTTGGAGAGCATCTGGAGAAGAGAAACCTCCCGGAGAGCCGTCGGCGGGATTCCCTCCTCGTCCATTTCTAGGCGCGTCTTCTTCAGAGCCACCAGCTGTCCCGTCGCCTTGTCCTTCGCCTTGTACACCTTCCCGTACGTCCCTTCGCCCACCTTCTCCAGCTTCTCGTACTTCTCCATTTCCGTGCCGATCTCTttcactcttcttcttcttcttggtgGAACTTGAGAGAAGATttttctctcactctctctgtTTCTTCCGATCGACTGATGAattgggaatttcaattcaaattttgagGTTTTGGGACGCGGCGAGGGAGCGTTTGTGTAACTGATACTATGATTGTCACGTGCTTCCCTCCCTtcgttttgaaatttgaatccTGATCTCACGTGCTTCTACTGGTCACTCCCTAATTACTCCGTAGTAATTCCCACGGAGTATCATATTGATTctgtttggtagagcttatagcttattttaaactactaataaattataagctctgtttggtaatgttttcaaaataagctagtagcttaaaataataacttattttgaaacgctacttgggtagcttttcaaaataagctagtagctttttaacttttttccatcattatccttattattttaaataaatgacatcctttacccctctcaattaaaacccttttgatattttcttttcattatgtttggttgtaatttaagtttgatatttatgtttaaacattaatttttgtatgaactaatcttatgaattataaatatttttttttactttatatattttcaaatatatgttcttactttatattttatttaaatatattgattttattattttatattttaatatataaacaaacctatttaaatttaaaattatttaaattgtatgaagatgtcctttttaatcttttttatatttatcagtttatcaaaaaactaattttaccaaacacttttaagcataccAGCTCCTCAggtttcagcttcgagcttatagcttttcagttttcagctacttttaagctttcagctaccttttcagctaagtttgccaaacatagccattatgggggtgtttggcaatcaGCTGATAGTTGGTAGCTAATTGGTTTAGCTGATAATTGATAGCTGATTGTGTTAACTGATTTGACCAGCTGATTGTATCAACTGAttatagaaaagtgtttggtaaattagatgtTTACTTTCAGCTGATTggatgtaaaatgacctataagggcattgtactaatttcttaatttttaaattactttttcaaatttattattattattattattattattattattattatctctaAATTGCAAATTGAAGAGAAAGCACTAATTTTGaacttcttttaattaaaaagaaggCACTAATTTTAAGTTGTGAATTGAAGAGTGACTACCGTGAGTATTGCGTAGCGGCAATCAACATGGATAGGAGACTAGAAGAGGCAGATCCAAAAAGGCAGTCACGGTTTCGCGGAGGAAAGAGGGATAATGCGAATGTATGCTGCTGAAGGATTAGAGATTAAAGGATAAAATGGCCATTTAGCAAAGcagctatttttattttattttattttgaaaatcaaaactATCATTCCATTACGTAATAGGAAACTCAAAGGTACAACTTGGAGGCATAAATTGCCAATACCTAGAGTCTCTATACAATAAGGTGGATTTGGCCAACTCATGGGCCTGAATATTCTTTGTCTTAGTTACATATTTAATGGACACATGAGATAGCGATGTCATGATAAACTTGCATTCCTTTTTGAGTATGCCACCATAGGAACGGTCATCCTTTAAGCTATTGCACGCGTTCATACAATTCGATAAAACAGTAACCGGATCCCAATCCTGGCCTTTAATCCATGATAGTGCTTCTTTTATAGCCCAAACCTCAGCTAGGTATGGGTCCATATTGCAGAGCCCGAACAGGCAGCCACATGTCGATTTGCATTATTTACTACAATTGCGCCGAATCCAGCCAAGTCGTGTTCTTCAAATAGGGCAGCGTCCACAAAGCATCTCATGCCTGAGTTTGAAAGGTTGTGTTCATTGCTTCTTGACAATGTAGTGCCAACCCTGGTTGCGTAAGCCTCCTGCCAAGTTCTTTGCCATGCATGAGCTTGCCGCCATACCGTGTTTGCTATGAAAGCAGCTATTTCGAAACGCTACACTCATCAACTTTTTCTATTTTGGCTTATTAAGCCAATAAGTCAGACCAataagtcatttaccaaacactagaaaacaGCTTATTGATTGGTCAAATCAGCTATTTTTGGTCAAGTAAGCTATTTTTTGGctgataagccaataaccaaacaccctctATATGGAataaatttatgagaaaatgtcaaatacatttttgaactttatatgatcaaacattataattaaacacatcaacatgtcaatttagtgcaTTGAAGCACAAAACCAAaatagtgacctataatagctaTAGGTCACTATGGGTTCCGACAAGGTTAAAGAAGGCGATCGGCGACCGTTCCTTTGTTGCGGGTCACTGATTTTTCTTTCTAGAGGTTGCTGGAACATTGTCGGAACCCCAGCGccctgctattataggtcactactCACTACTATTCAATTTTTGGATTTCAATgcactaaattgacatgctAATGtgcttaattgtaacttttaaaaattcgataatttaattgacttttcatataaaattcGAAAGTGTATTTGACAATTTTCCTACATTTATActactcatttatttttcttctattAATGGTTTTGTTTGGCAATTAGCGGTTCACGGATTGTGTCCACAGTTTTGTCCAACATATTAATTTAGCGgtttataaagaaatatttGGTAAGATTATTTGTTTACTTTAGTGGTTAACATGTAAAAGAATGCTCCGCATAAAAAAAGACATTCATaacaaaaatagtaataataataatattattattattattaaaatggaaaataaatagTAACAACGACGACAACGAtgacaacaataacaataataataacaataactaaaaacaaaacaaaaacaaaaaaaaaaaaaaacaaatgtggTCAAACACTTTAtgacatataaatataaataattatgtctataataaatcaattttgatacattttttaaagGTTTATGTGTAAAAATAATGTCAAGTTGTATCATATAATCATTACTTAGCAAGATCTATTTGATTTTACCTTTATTTCTatcaaatattttcatattcatttttattcatTGGGCAATTTATAAGTGTGCATTGTGCATATTTATAACTAGTGGTAATGAACAAAAGatataattaaaagaataaaagataCAATTAAAAGATACTTGCGGACGTTGCGGTAGAGTCATGGACTCgcaagaaattgagaaaaaagtaatcatgtttacttcattttgtttttcattttttcacacttttctcatttttatttttccattaaaaaaatgatagaaaAGCAATTGTTTATCAACATATATTTT encodes:
- the LOC116028716 gene encoding cell division control protein 2 homolog C yields the protein MEKYEKLEKVGEGTYGKVYKAKDKATGQLVALKKTRLEMDEEGIPPTALREVSLLQMLSNSLYIVRLLCVEHVDKKGKPLLYLVFEYLDTDLKKYIDSHRKGPNPRALPPTLIQSFLYQLCKGVAHCHSHGVLHRDLKPQNLLVDKDKGILKIADLGLGRSFTVPLKSYTHEIVTLWYRAPEVLLGSTHYSTAVDMWSVGCIFAEMVRKQALFPGDSEFQQLLHIFRLLGTPTEQQWPGVSSLRDWHVYPQWEPQSLARAVPTLGPDGVDLLTNMLKYDPADRISAKAALDHPYFDSLDKSQF